From Danio rerio strain Tuebingen ecotype United States chromosome 7, GRCz12tu, whole genome shotgun sequence, the proteins below share one genomic window:
- the dnajc3b gene encoding dnaJ homolog subfamily C member 3b precursor (The RefSeq protein has 1 substitution, 1 non-frameshifting indel compared to this genomic sequence), protein MTIIMESGRRRGLNSVLSSLSLLCVVLDLQLDGVLGATPVEIEHHLEMGRKLLAAGQLAEALSHYHSAVEGDSKNYLTYYKRATVFLAMGKSKSALPDLTQAIQLKPDFLAARLQRGNILLKQGSTQEAREDFQAVLNHSPDHEEAHDQLLKADKLESLQEEAHEAHRRGDCRIAVQVLEHVIELSPWDPESRELRAECYIQLGEPRKAIMDLTPASRLRADNRAAFLKLSQLHYSLGEHHDSLNQVRECLKLDQDDKECFALYKQVKKLSKQLDSAEELISEQRFQEAIEKYESVMRTEPNVAFYTNKAKERTCFCLVKMKSAEEAVDICSEAHQREPQNIHILRDRAEAYILMQEYEKAVEDYQEAREFDQENQELREGLDRAHKLLKISRKRDYYKILGVSRSANKQEIIKAYRKLAQQWHPDNFQSEADKKEAEKKFIDIASAKEVLTDPEMRQKFDSGEDPLDPENQQGGGGGGPREWPFGFNPFEGGNFHFKFNFN, encoded by the exons ATGACTGTCATCATGGAGTCGGGACGGCGGAGAGGTTTAAACAGTGTCCTGTCCTCTCTGTCTCTGCTCTGTGTGGTGCTGGACCTACAGTTGGATG GTGTGTTAGGAGCCACACCTGTTGAGATCGAGCATCATCTGGAAATGGGCCGTAAGCTGCTGGCAGCCGGACAGCTGGCCGAGGCCCTGTCTCACTATCATTCAGCTGTGG AGGGCGACTCTAAGAACTATTTGACCTACTACAAACGGGCTACCGTTTTCCTGGCCATGGGCAAATCCAAGTCAGCCCTGCCGGATCTGACCCAAGCCATACAGCTCAAGccagactttcttgct GCCAGACTGCAGAGGGGTAATATTCTTCTGAAACAAGGAAGTACTCAAGAGGCCAGAGAGGACTTCCAAGCAGTT CTGAATCATTCCCCAGATCATGAGGAGGCACATGATCAGCTCCTGAAGGCTGATAAGCTGGAGTCTCTCCAGGAAGAGGCGCATGAAGCTCATCGACGTGGAGACTGCAGGATTGCTGTCCAGGTGCTGGAGCATGTCATAGAG CTCTCTCCATGGGATCCAGAGTCTCGAGAGCTAAGAGCCGAATGTTACATCCAGCTCGGGGAGCCACGGAAGGCCATTATGGACCTGACTCCAGCATCCCGTCTCCGTGCGGACAACCGAGCAGCTTTCCTCAAACTCAGTCAACTGCATTACAGTTTAGGCGAGCATCATGACTCACTTAA tcaGGTGCGTGAGTGTCTGAAGCTGGATCAGGATGATAAGGAGTGTTTCGCCCTCTACAAACAGGTCAAGAAGCTCAGCAAGCAGCTGGACTCTGCAGAAGAGCTCATATCAGAGCAGAG GTTTCAGGAAGCCATTGAGAAGTACGAGTCTGTGATGCGAACAGAGCCGAACGTAGCATTCTACACTAATAAAGCAAAGGAGAGGACGTGTTTCTGTTTAGTCAAA ATGAAGAGTGCTGAGGAGGCTGTAGACATCTGTTCAGAAGCTCACCAGAGAGAGCCTCAAAATATCCACATCCTCCGGGACCGAGCCGAGGCCTACATTCTAATGCAGGAATATGAGAAag CTGTGGAAGACTATCAGGAAGCTCGTGAGTTCGACCAGGAGAACCAGGAGCTTCGTGAGGGTCTCGATCGAGCACATAAGCTTCTCAAAATCTCTCGTAAGAGGGACTATTACAAGATCCTTGGGGTCAGCAG GAGTGCCAACAAACAGGAAATCATAAAAGCATATAGAAAGCTGGCTCAGCAGTGGCATCCTGATAATTTCCAGTCTGAAGCAGACAAGAAAGAGGCAGAGAAAAAGTTTATTGATATTGCATCAGCAAAGGAAGTGCTCACAGATCCAG AGATGCGTCAGAAGTTTGATTCGGGTGAGGATCCTCTTGACCCTGAGAATCAGCAGGGAGGTGGAGGACCCAGAGAATGGCCCTTCGGCTTCAACCCATTTGAGGGTGGCAACTTCCATTTCAAGTTCAACTTCAACTGA